One stretch of Micromonospora echinospora DNA includes these proteins:
- a CDS encoding DUF2017 domain-containing protein, whose product MSMFRRRGDHYVATFAVDEVRVLRKVAAEVVGLLTDGFDHGDPVVGRLFPDVYPDDDAGTAEFRRYTEGDLKTGKIDQAGAILAALPDGDSGGEVRLDAEAAEAWLRALNDARLAMGVRLEIKDGTDLGEELDDAVAEDPGSSRVFQLSVYAYLGYLQESLLNALID is encoded by the coding sequence ATGAGCATGTTCCGCCGCCGCGGCGACCACTACGTGGCCACGTTCGCCGTCGACGAGGTCCGGGTGCTGCGCAAGGTCGCCGCCGAGGTGGTCGGGCTGCTGACCGACGGCTTCGACCACGGTGACCCGGTGGTCGGCCGGCTCTTCCCCGACGTCTACCCGGACGACGACGCCGGCACCGCCGAGTTCCGCCGCTACACCGAGGGCGACCTGAAGACCGGGAAGATCGACCAGGCGGGCGCGATCCTCGCCGCCCTGCCCGACGGCGACTCCGGCGGCGAGGTGCGGCTCGACGCGGAGGCGGCCGAGGCGTGGCTGCGCGCGCTCAACGACGCCCGGCTGGCGATGGGCGTACGCCTGGAGATCAAGGACGGCACCGACCTGGGTGAGGAGCTCGACGACGCGGTCGCCGAGGACCCGGGTTCGTCCCGCGTGTTCCAACTGTCGGTCTACGCCTACCTCGGTTATCTCCAGGAGTCCCTGCTCAACGCGCTCATCGACTGA
- a CDS encoding FAD-dependent monooxygenase, with the protein MGGSPLRVLVVGAGIAGLAVARALRLAGFRPDVTERLPPTESTDTGLYLPGNAARAMRRLDLDGPLRPLGQVIRRQRFLDAAGAPLCEVDLDALWAGVGECRALPRAELHRVLLTGAGGAVRHGAEVSTVDPLPGGVAVGFTDGTSAEYDLVVGADGPRSAVRTLAALGGPPRPAGQVVYRALVRGGPRIVDWTALLGQRAGFLVVPLGSGQLYCYADEAGTDLPADPLARMRELFGSYGGPVPEVLDALETVCVERTEEVELGRWFHGRVLLVGDAAHATAPTLSQGAAMALEDAVVLAESLRAAGSVDAALLAYESRRRPRTRWVRDRTRDRNRTRDVPPALRDPLLRGRGGRIFREHYRLLTGPL; encoded by the coding sequence ATGGGTGGTTCACCCCTGCGCGTCCTCGTCGTCGGCGCGGGCATCGCCGGCCTCGCCGTGGCCCGGGCGCTTCGCCTGGCGGGGTTCCGGCCCGACGTCACCGAGCGGCTGCCACCCACGGAGTCGACCGACACCGGCCTCTACCTACCGGGCAACGCGGCCCGGGCGATGCGCCGGCTCGACCTCGACGGCCCACTGCGCCCGCTCGGCCAGGTGATCCGCCGGCAGCGCTTCCTCGACGCCGCCGGGGCGCCGCTGTGCGAGGTCGACCTCGACGCGCTCTGGGCCGGAGTGGGGGAGTGCCGGGCGCTGCCCCGGGCCGAGCTGCACCGGGTGCTGCTCACCGGCGCCGGCGGCGCGGTCCGGCACGGCGCCGAGGTCAGCACCGTCGACCCGCTGCCCGGCGGCGTGGCGGTCGGCTTCACCGACGGCACCAGCGCGGAGTACGACCTGGTCGTCGGCGCGGACGGACCACGCTCGGCGGTACGCACGCTCGCCGCGCTCGGCGGCCCGCCCCGCCCCGCCGGACAGGTGGTCTACCGGGCCCTGGTGCGCGGCGGCCCCCGGATCGTCGACTGGACCGCCCTGCTCGGCCAGCGGGCCGGTTTCCTGGTGGTGCCGCTCGGCAGCGGGCAGCTCTACTGTTACGCCGACGAGGCCGGCACCGACCTGCCCGCCGACCCGCTCGCCCGCATGCGCGAGCTGTTCGGCTCCTACGGCGGCCCCGTGCCGGAGGTGCTGGACGCGCTGGAGACGGTGTGCGTCGAGCGCACCGAGGAGGTCGAGCTGGGGCGGTGGTTCCACGGCCGGGTGCTGCTCGTCGGTGACGCCGCTCACGCCACCGCGCCGACGCTCTCCCAGGGCGCCGCCATGGCGTTGGAGGACGCCGTCGTGCTCGCCGAGTCGCTGCGCGCCGCCGGCAGCGTCGACGCCGCGCTGCTGGCGTACGAGAGTCGCCGCCGTCCGCGTACCCGCTGGGTGCGGGACCGGACCCGGGACCGCAACCGCACCCGCGACGTGCCGCCGGCGCTGCGCGACCCGTTGCTGCGCGGGCGCGGCGGACGGATCTTCCGGGAGCACTACCGGCTCCTGACCGGCCCGCTCTGA
- a CDS encoding LuxR C-terminal-related transcriptional regulator, whose product MSGWGFVGRRDELNRLLSTIGRPEGRGLLFSGDAGVGKSRLLREGVSELSPERYAIWSISASATTAALPFGGLVQVLPATQPQGLSPAGILRWAVDVLQEQAAGRPVVLAIDDAHLLDPPSAALVHLVARSENATVIGTLRNGEQIPLPIRALWTDDLVELVELGPLGRSETTGLLAAILGGPVDACSSDRLFQLSAGNPLLLRELVLAADDELRRTYGIWTWTGRLELAPSLTDLIDTRIGQLTPGVRAVVELVAFGEPLGLQLLERAVDPADVEAAEERGLITLIHDDRRLNVRLAHPLYGEVMRRHCPVSRTRRLQATLAGLLEQVGTRRRDDLLRVAVWRLDSGTAQDVALLLDAAVQAFGRYDVPLATRLARAALEAGGGTDAAELLATILMFGDRPDEAIRVLDQVACEIHDDRRRSRWLTVRGMVSYWGLNRESTVEEIAARGEELSDPADRARVRAFEATMRLHRLDIDVAVRLAQEVLDRPAAPMAARELARCTLAHLQAAQGQYQRSATAIARVQAEAACWRADMPYLQLAMELARGTRLTLSGDLAGIDAIVADEFADLAGAGDFRLGTGYLAILQAYAARLRGRGDEALRTSLEACAVLATSRVYAGLAHAERAQAAALRGDATHAAEAMAEADRTHAPGMAVLYPWLEQARGAVQAATGDLPAATKHLCALADRLREDGLAGHELLVLLDLVRFDQADAPVGPTCTDGGRRTVAQRLAELSEQVDGVLPPLVARFGRAVADGAPDALLAVADGFAGRELTVYAAEATAMALHLTRNARAGTTGPVRERLADLLSRCDEISTPALRLLRPTLSDREWEIARLAADGVTSRTIAERLFLSTRTVENHLQRVYSKLGVAGRGELRAALRSMPGHDGTEPD is encoded by the coding sequence ATGAGTGGGTGGGGGTTCGTCGGCCGTAGAGATGAACTCAACCGTCTGTTGTCGACCATCGGCCGGCCCGAGGGACGCGGGTTGCTCTTCAGCGGCGACGCCGGGGTAGGCAAGAGCCGGCTGCTGCGCGAGGGCGTCTCCGAACTCTCCCCCGAGCGGTACGCCATCTGGTCCATCTCGGCCAGCGCCACCACCGCCGCGCTCCCCTTCGGTGGGCTCGTCCAGGTGCTGCCCGCCACGCAGCCGCAAGGGCTCTCCCCCGCCGGGATCCTGCGCTGGGCCGTGGACGTCCTCCAGGAACAGGCCGCCGGCCGGCCCGTCGTCCTCGCCATCGACGACGCGCACCTGCTCGACCCGCCCTCGGCCGCGCTGGTGCATCTGGTCGCCCGCTCCGAGAACGCCACTGTCATCGGGACGCTGCGCAACGGCGAGCAGATCCCGCTGCCGATCCGCGCGCTCTGGACCGACGACCTGGTCGAACTGGTCGAGCTGGGCCCGCTCGGCCGCAGCGAGACCACCGGGCTGCTCGCCGCCATCCTGGGTGGACCGGTCGACGCCTGCTCCTCCGACCGGCTCTTCCAGCTATCCGCCGGCAACCCGCTGCTGCTGCGCGAGCTGGTCCTGGCCGCCGACGACGAGCTGCGCCGCACGTACGGGATCTGGACCTGGACCGGCCGGCTGGAGCTGGCGCCCAGCCTCACCGACCTGATCGACACCCGGATCGGCCAGCTCACCCCCGGCGTCCGGGCCGTCGTCGAGCTGGTCGCCTTCGGCGAGCCGCTGGGCCTGCAACTGCTGGAACGGGCGGTCGACCCGGCGGACGTGGAGGCGGCCGAGGAGCGCGGGCTCATCACCCTGATCCACGACGACCGGCGGCTCAACGTCCGCCTGGCGCACCCGCTCTACGGCGAGGTGATGCGCCGGCACTGCCCGGTCAGCCGCACCCGCCGGCTGCAGGCCACCCTCGCCGGGCTGCTGGAGCAGGTCGGCACGCGCCGCCGCGACGACCTGCTGCGGGTCGCGGTGTGGCGGCTCGACTCGGGTACGGCGCAGGACGTCGCCCTGCTGCTCGACGCCGCGGTCCAGGCGTTCGGCCGGTACGACGTGCCGCTGGCCACCCGGCTGGCCCGCGCCGCGCTGGAGGCCGGCGGCGGCACCGACGCGGCGGAGCTGCTGGCCACCATCCTGATGTTCGGCGACCGGCCGGACGAGGCGATCCGCGTGCTCGACCAGGTCGCCTGCGAGATCCACGACGACCGGCGGCGCAGCCGGTGGCTGACGGTCCGGGGCATGGTCAGCTACTGGGGGCTCAACCGCGAGTCCACTGTGGAGGAGATCGCCGCGCGCGGCGAGGAGCTGAGCGACCCCGCCGACCGGGCCCGGGTCCGCGCGTTCGAGGCCACCATGCGGCTGCACCGGCTCGACATCGACGTCGCGGTCCGGCTGGCCCAGGAGGTGCTCGACCGCCCGGCCGCCCCGATGGCCGCCCGGGAGCTGGCCCGCTGCACGCTGGCCCACCTCCAGGCCGCCCAGGGGCAGTATCAGCGCAGCGCCACCGCGATCGCCCGGGTGCAGGCCGAGGCGGCGTGCTGGCGGGCGGACATGCCCTACCTCCAGCTCGCCATGGAGCTGGCCCGGGGCACCCGGCTGACGCTCTCCGGCGACCTGGCCGGCATCGACGCGATCGTCGCCGACGAGTTCGCCGACCTGGCCGGGGCCGGTGACTTCCGGCTCGGCACCGGCTACCTGGCCATCCTCCAGGCGTACGCGGCGCGCCTGCGCGGGCGCGGGGACGAGGCGCTGCGGACCAGCCTGGAGGCGTGCGCGGTGCTCGCCACCAGCCGCGTGTACGCCGGGCTGGCGCATGCCGAGCGCGCCCAGGCCGCCGCGCTGCGTGGGGACGCGACGCACGCGGCCGAGGCGATGGCCGAGGCGGACCGGACGCACGCGCCCGGCATGGCAGTGCTCTATCCGTGGTTGGAGCAGGCCCGGGGCGCGGTCCAGGCCGCGACGGGCGACCTGCCGGCGGCCACCAAGCACCTGTGCGCGCTAGCCGACCGGCTGCGCGAGGACGGCCTGGCCGGGCACGAGCTGCTCGTCCTGCTCGACCTGGTCCGGTTCGACCAGGCCGACGCGCCGGTCGGCCCGACCTGCACCGACGGTGGGCGGCGCACCGTGGCGCAACGCCTGGCGGAACTCTCCGAACAGGTCGACGGCGTGCTGCCGCCGCTCGTCGCCCGGTTCGGCCGGGCCGTCGCCGACGGCGCCCCCGACGCCCTGCTGGCCGTCGCCGACGGCTTCGCCGGCCGCGAGCTGACCGTGTACGCCGCCGAGGCGACCGCGATGGCGCTGCACCTGACGCGGAACGCCCGCGCCGGCACCACCGGGCCGGTCCGGGAACGCCTCGCGGACCTGCTGAGCCGCTGCGACGAGATCTCCACCCCGGCGCTGCGGCTGCTCCGCCCGACGCTCAGCGACCGGGAGTGGGAGATCGCCCGCCTCGCCGCCGACGGGGTGACCAGCCGGACGATCGCGGAGCGGCTGTTCCTGTCCACCCGCACGGTGGAGAACCACCTCCAGCGCGTCTACAGCAAACTCGGCGTCGCCGGGCGCGGCGAGTTGCGGGCCGCGCTGCGGTCGATGCCGGGGCACGACGGCACGGAGCCGGACTGA
- the ctaD gene encoding cytochrome c oxidase subunit I — MTTVAPKPVVTRPWPVREPVKGSALARLLRTTDAKQIGIMYMVTAFVFFMIGGLMALIMRAELARPGLQFLSPEQYNQLFTMHGTIMLLFFATPIVFAFANYVVPLQIGAPDVSFPRLNAFAYWLYLFGGTLATAGFIAPGGAADFGWTAYTPLSTADHAPGVGANMWVVGLAISGLGTILGAVNLITTILTLRAPGMTMFRMPIFTWNMLVTSLLAILVFPLLAAALFALAADRLMGAHVYDPATGGPMLWQHLFWFFGHPEVYIIALPFFGIISEIIPVFSRKPIFGYKGLVAATIAIAALSMSVWAHHMFATGQVLLPFFSFLSYLIAVPTGMKFFNWIGTMWRGQITFETPMLFSIGFLVTFLFGGLTGVLLASPPLDFHLHDSYFVVAHFHYVLFGTIVFAVFAGIYFWFPKMFGRMLDERLGKIHFWLTMIGFHTTFLVQHWLGNEGMPRRYADYQAIDGFTTLNTISTIGAFITGISTLPFIWNCWKSYKTGPVVEVDDPWGHGNSLEWATSSPPPLRNFDRMPRIRSERPAFDAKFPELAAGQSLAGPPEGGAKPLTSEVNGGASYQEDTAGNLDQR; from the coding sequence GTGACCACCGTCGCACCCAAGCCGGTCGTGACCCGGCCCTGGCCGGTCCGGGAGCCGGTCAAGGGGTCGGCCCTCGCGCGGCTGTTGCGCACCACGGACGCGAAGCAAATCGGGATCATGTACATGGTCACCGCGTTCGTGTTCTTCATGATCGGTGGCCTGATGGCCCTGATCATGCGCGCCGAACTGGCGCGGCCGGGCCTGCAGTTCCTGTCGCCCGAGCAGTACAACCAGCTCTTCACGATGCACGGCACGATCATGCTGCTGTTCTTCGCGACGCCGATCGTGTTCGCCTTCGCGAACTACGTGGTGCCGCTGCAGATCGGCGCGCCGGACGTGTCGTTCCCCCGGCTGAACGCCTTCGCGTACTGGCTGTACCTGTTCGGCGGCACGCTCGCCACCGCGGGCTTCATCGCCCCGGGCGGCGCGGCCGACTTCGGCTGGACCGCGTACACGCCGCTGAGCACCGCCGACCACGCCCCGGGCGTCGGCGCCAACATGTGGGTGGTCGGCCTGGCCATCTCCGGTCTGGGCACCATCCTCGGCGCGGTCAACCTGATCACCACGATCCTGACCCTGCGCGCGCCCGGCATGACCATGTTCCGGATGCCGATCTTCACGTGGAACATGCTGGTCACCAGCCTGCTGGCGATCCTGGTCTTCCCGCTGCTGGCCGCCGCGCTGTTCGCGCTCGCCGCGGACCGCCTGATGGGCGCCCACGTGTACGACCCGGCGACCGGCGGCCCGATGCTGTGGCAGCACCTGTTCTGGTTCTTCGGTCACCCCGAGGTGTACATCATCGCGCTGCCGTTCTTCGGCATCATCAGCGAGATCATCCCGGTGTTCTCCCGGAAGCCGATCTTCGGCTACAAGGGCCTCGTGGCCGCCACCATCGCCATCGCCGCCCTGTCGATGAGCGTCTGGGCGCACCACATGTTCGCCACCGGTCAGGTGCTGCTGCCGTTCTTCAGCTTCCTGAGCTACCTGATCGCCGTGCCCACCGGTATGAAGTTCTTCAACTGGATCGGCACCATGTGGCGGGGCCAGATCACCTTCGAGACGCCGATGCTCTTCTCGATCGGCTTCCTGGTGACCTTCCTCTTCGGTGGTCTCACCGGTGTGCTGCTGGCCAGCCCGCCGCTCGACTTCCACCTGCACGACTCGTACTTCGTGGTGGCGCACTTCCACTACGTGCTCTTCGGCACCATCGTGTTCGCCGTCTTCGCCGGCATCTACTTCTGGTTCCCGAAGATGTTCGGCCGGATGCTCGACGAGCGCCTGGGCAAGATCCACTTCTGGCTGACCATGATCGGCTTCCACACCACGTTCCTGGTGCAGCACTGGCTGGGTAACGAGGGCATGCCGCGCCGGTACGCCGACTACCAGGCCATCGACGGCTTCACCACGCTGAACACGATCTCCACGATCGGCGCGTTCATCACCGGTATCTCGACGCTGCCGTTCATCTGGAACTGCTGGAAGTCGTACAAGACCGGCCCGGTGGTCGAGGTCGACGACCCGTGGGGTCACGGCAACTCGCTCGAGTGGGCCACCAGCTCGCCGCCCCCGCTGCGCAACTTCGACCGCATGCCGCGCATCCGCTCCGAGCGGCCGGCCTTCGACGCGAAGTTCCCCGAGCTGGCCGCCGGGCAGAGCCTGGCCGGCCCGCCCGAGGGTGGCGCCAAGCCGCTGACCAGCGAGGTCAACGGTGGCGCCAGCTACCAGGAGGACACCGCAGGCAACCTCGACCAGCGCTGA
- a CDS encoding isochorismatase family protein, whose amino-acid sequence MANALIIVDVQNDFCEGGSLAVGGGAGVAAGISRLLAAEPDRWDHVVATKDYHVDPGAHFGDPPDYVDSWPRHCVVGTSGSEFHPELATDRVETIFHKGEHAAAYSGFEGHAPDGECLADWLRRRDVDRVDVVGIATDHCVRATALDAAREGFHTTVLLDLTAAVAPDTLDVALRALDGAGVTMVGEPVITAA is encoded by the coding sequence ATGGCGAACGCCCTGATCATCGTGGACGTGCAGAACGACTTCTGCGAGGGCGGCTCCCTCGCGGTCGGCGGCGGGGCCGGGGTGGCCGCCGGGATCTCCCGGCTGCTGGCCGCCGAACCGGACCGGTGGGACCACGTGGTCGCGACGAAGGACTACCACGTCGACCCGGGCGCCCACTTCGGCGACCCGCCGGACTACGTCGACTCCTGGCCCCGGCACTGCGTGGTCGGCACGTCCGGCTCCGAGTTCCACCCGGAGCTGGCGACCGACCGGGTGGAGACGATCTTCCACAAGGGCGAGCACGCGGCCGCGTACTCCGGTTTCGAAGGGCACGCGCCCGACGGCGAGTGCCTGGCCGACTGGCTGCGCCGGCGCGACGTGGACCGGGTCGACGTGGTCGGCATCGCCACCGACCACTGCGTGCGCGCCACCGCGCTGGACGCCGCCCGGGAGGGCTTCCACACCACGGTGCTGCTGGATCTGACCGCCGCGGTCGCCCCGGACACGCTCGACGTGGCGCTGCGCGCGCTCGACGGCGCCGGGGTGACCATGGTGGGCGAGCCTGTGATCACTGCCGCTTGA
- the clpS gene encoding ATP-dependent Clp protease adapter ClpS — protein MAAPQVAPVETPDTEEVPVSDRPWVTIVWDDPVNLMTYVTWVFQKLFGYSREKAERLMLDVHHKGKAVVSTGARERMEHDAAQLHAYGLWATVERS, from the coding sequence ATGGCGGCTCCACAGGTTGCGCCGGTCGAGACGCCGGACACCGAAGAGGTGCCGGTCTCCGACCGGCCGTGGGTGACCATCGTCTGGGACGATCCGGTCAACCTGATGACGTATGTGACCTGGGTGTTCCAGAAGCTCTTCGGATACAGCCGGGAGAAGGCGGAGCGGCTCATGCTGGACGTGCACCACAAGGGCAAGGCCGTGGTGTCCACCGGCGCCCGGGAACGGATGGAGCACGACGCGGCGCAGCTGCACGCGTACGGCCTCTGGGCGACGGTGGAGAGATCATGA
- a CDS encoding MFS transporter has translation MAPEVRSVVNLKPYREALALPGLRSLLLVSVLARVPLTATGVTLTFYVVLDLGRGYGAAGLVGAASTIGAAVGAPLLGRLIDRRGLRPVLVLTTVAEALFWSAAPTLPYPVLLPAAFLAGLLALPIFSMIRQSIAALVPVEKRRPAYALDSIAMELSFMVGPALAVALATAVTPRLTLWAVGAGIVGSGICFWLLNPPVRAADEQAGPQRPVHRREWLTPRLLAVLAVSLAGTLVLGGTDVAVVAVLRAGGEIGWTGAVLAAWAVASLVGGFAYGAVRRSFSPLALMAALSLATIPVGLGGSHWWLLCLALIPAGALCAPTLASTSDAVSRLAPPSVRGLAMGLHGSAVTVGIALGAPLAGAVIDASAPVWGFVVTGAVGALVALAVLPIELRHRRTPVPAPTPDPDLALASR, from the coding sequence ATGGCGCCGGAGGTACGGTCCGTCGTGAATCTGAAGCCTTACCGGGAGGCGCTCGCCCTACCCGGTCTCCGATCGTTGCTGCTGGTGTCGGTGCTGGCCCGCGTGCCGCTGACCGCCACCGGGGTGACGCTCACCTTCTACGTGGTGCTCGACCTGGGCCGCGGCTACGGCGCCGCCGGCCTGGTCGGGGCCGCGTCGACGATCGGCGCGGCGGTCGGCGCCCCGCTGCTCGGGCGGCTCATCGACCGCCGAGGGCTCCGGCCGGTGCTGGTGCTCACCACTGTCGCCGAGGCGCTGTTCTGGTCCGCCGCGCCCACGCTGCCGTACCCGGTGCTGCTGCCCGCCGCGTTCCTCGCCGGGCTGCTCGCGCTGCCCATCTTCTCGATGATCCGCCAGTCGATCGCCGCGCTCGTGCCGGTGGAGAAGCGCCGACCCGCGTACGCGCTGGACTCGATCGCGATGGAGCTGTCGTTCATGGTCGGCCCGGCGCTCGCCGTCGCCCTGGCCACCGCCGTCACGCCGCGCCTGACGCTCTGGGCGGTCGGTGCCGGGATCGTCGGCTCCGGCATCTGCTTCTGGCTGCTCAACCCGCCGGTGCGAGCCGCCGACGAGCAGGCCGGGCCGCAGCGGCCCGTGCACCGCCGCGAGTGGCTCACCCCGCGCCTGCTCGCCGTGCTGGCGGTCAGCCTCGCCGGCACGCTGGTGCTCGGCGGCACCGACGTCGCAGTGGTCGCCGTGCTCCGCGCCGGGGGCGAGATCGGCTGGACCGGCGCCGTGCTGGCCGCCTGGGCGGTCGCCTCACTGGTGGGCGGCTTCGCCTACGGCGCGGTACGCCGCTCGTTCTCCCCGCTGGCGCTGATGGCGGCGCTGAGCCTCGCCACCATCCCGGTCGGGCTGGGCGGGTCGCACTGGTGGCTGCTCTGTCTCGCGCTGATCCCGGCCGGTGCGCTCTGCGCCCCCACCCTCGCGTCCACCTCCGACGCGGTCAGCCGGCTGGCTCCACCTTCCGTACGCGGCCTGGCCATGGGACTGCACGGCTCCGCCGTGACAGTGGGCATCGCGCTCGGCGCGCCGCTGGCCGGTGCGGTGATCGACGCCTCCGCGCCCGTCTGGGGCTTCGTGGTCACGGGCGCGGTCGGCGCGCTGGTGGCGCTGGCGGTGCTCCCGATCGAGCTGCGCCACCGCCGCACCCCGGTTCCCGCCCCGACTCCGGACCCCGACCTGGCCCTCGCCTCCCGCTAG
- a CDS encoding nicotinate phosphoribosyltransferase, whose amino-acid sequence MSTLRPALLTDHYELTMVSAALRDGTADRRCVFEVFSRRLPAGRRYGVVAGTGRLIEMIRDFRFDPDEIDFLRRTGVVDDRAAQWLADYRFTGDIDGYAEGELFFPGSPILTVSGTFAECVVLETLVLSVLNHDCAVAAAAARMVTAARGRALIEMGSRRAHEEAAVAAARAAYLAGFRFTSNLAAGQRYGIPTAGTAAHAFTLLHDDERAAFASQVATLGKDTTLLVDTYDIAQGIRNAIAVAGPELRAVRIDSGDLAVIAQQSRELLDSLGATETKIIVSGDLDEYAIASLAAEPVDMYGAGTAVVTGSGAPTAGLVYKLVEVEGRPVVKRSEHKATIGGRKVAVRRHKPTGTATEEVIVPQGVPDRQPNDRLLQHSYVVSGEPAKLPTLEDSRDHLRQCLISIPWEGLKLSAGDPAVPVTVVPAS is encoded by the coding sequence GTGAGCACCCTTCGCCCCGCGCTGCTGACCGACCACTACGAGCTGACCATGGTCAGCGCCGCGCTGCGTGACGGCACGGCCGACCGACGGTGCGTCTTCGAGGTGTTCAGCCGGCGGCTGCCGGCCGGGCGCCGGTACGGGGTGGTCGCCGGAACCGGCCGGCTCATCGAGATGATCCGCGACTTCCGGTTCGACCCGGATGAGATCGACTTCCTGCGCCGTACCGGCGTGGTGGACGACCGGGCCGCGCAGTGGCTCGCCGACTACCGGTTCACCGGCGACATCGACGGCTACGCCGAGGGCGAGCTGTTCTTCCCCGGCTCCCCGATCCTCACCGTGTCCGGCACGTTCGCCGAGTGCGTGGTGCTGGAGACGCTCGTGCTGTCGGTGCTCAACCACGACTGCGCGGTCGCCGCCGCCGCGGCCCGGATGGTCACCGCCGCCCGGGGCCGGGCGCTGATCGAGATGGGCTCCCGCCGGGCGCACGAGGAGGCCGCCGTCGCCGCCGCGCGGGCCGCGTACCTGGCCGGGTTCCGGTTCACCTCCAACCTCGCCGCCGGGCAGCGCTACGGCATCCCCACCGCCGGCACCGCCGCGCACGCCTTCACGCTGCTGCACGACGACGAGCGGGCCGCGTTCGCCTCCCAGGTCGCCACGCTGGGCAAGGACACCACGCTGCTCGTCGACACGTACGACATCGCCCAGGGCATCCGCAACGCCATCGCGGTGGCCGGGCCGGAGCTGCGGGCGGTCCGGATCGACTCCGGCGACCTCGCGGTGATCGCCCAGCAGTCCCGCGAGCTGCTGGACTCGCTCGGCGCCACCGAGACGAAGATCATCGTCTCCGGCGACCTGGACGAGTACGCGATCGCCTCGCTCGCCGCCGAGCCGGTGGACATGTACGGCGCCGGCACCGCGGTGGTGACCGGCTCCGGCGCGCCCACCGCCGGTCTGGTCTACAAGCTGGTCGAGGTGGAAGGGCGGCCGGTGGTCAAGCGCTCCGAGCACAAGGCCACCATCGGCGGCCGGAAGGTCGCGGTGCGCCGGCACAAGCCCACCGGCACCGCCACCGAGGAGGTCATCGTGCCGCAGGGCGTGCCGGACCGGCAGCCCAACGACCGGTTGCTCCAGCACTCGTACGTGGTGTCGGGCGAGCCGGCGAAGCTGCCCACCCTGGAGGACTCCCGGGACCACCTGCGGCAGTGCCTGATCTCCATCCCGTGGGAGGGGCTCAAGCTCTCCGCCGGGGATCCGGCCGTCCCCGTCACCGTCGTACCCGCGAGCTGA